The window AGATGCAGGCGATGTGTTTGGGTGGTCTGTCTGCGGCGAGCCCTTCCATCTTTCTTCTGATGTGTAACATTAGCCCCTTTACTTTGCCTCGTTCTGCcctcagccaatcagaaagcggCAGCGAGAAAGAGAGCCCCCTCTCTCGCGGCCCGTCGTCATGCCAACCGGCTGCTCGCTTCACCTGCTCCGGCTTTGAGCCGGCAGGTTCCAACGGCACGGCTGCCCGCTCCCCCCGAGCCGAAGGCCTACATCCGCCGGCGGACGTGGACGCGCATGCGGAGGTGAGCTCAGACCCTCAGAGAAAAGAAGAACAGGAGGCGGGTTGGGACCGCGATTGGGCTAAGCGGCTGGAGGAGAGGAACAAGTGGTTTGAGGACGGTGTCCCCTTTGGCGAGATGGGCAGCCGGTGGGACGGCATGCAGCTGAAGAGGGGGAGCGTGCCTGTGCCCGTCATTGACACCATGGACTCAGAGGTCAGCAGGAAGTGGACGGAATTTGAGAGGCTGTCTTTTAGGGACATGAGCGCACAGTCACTCATCGGAGTCCAGGCGTATCAAACGATCACGCGGCAGGCCTCTGATTCCCGTGTCGACACCCAGACCCGCCGGTCGAGCACTGATAAGGATGAAGCGTTTGCCACCGGTTCACCAAGTGACTGCTCAAAGAAGGCGCCGTCAACTGTAAACGGGTCTCACATTGTTCAAACAAACACAGCCGAAGCCCTTCAAAAGGAGGTGAGGAAAGGCGACGTGTGTTTACACACTTTTAAGAGTTCAGTATGAAACGCCATTCAACCCAATGTGGTCTCTATAATGTTGCTCCAGTTCACAACAAAATCAAGCTGCATTTTTAGCTTGGAGCTGGTTTAGGATCACACTTCCTATTTAGCCACAGGCCGAACAGCAAGCACTCTGATGACAGTGGCAAGAAAAACCTCCCTTCTACTAGGACGAAAATCTTGAGCAGAACCAGTATGTGCTCAGCGTGGGGCGGCCATCTGCCTCAATTGGTTGGGAGGCAAAGGATAGAGAACACAATGAACAATGCAGTCATCCATTCATGTTCTATAGCACTTGTCCCCAATAGGCAATTACTACTAAAGTAAGCAATTGTATTGACTGAATAGCTAGTCTTGGAATACACTAACTTGGAAGTTGGCcttaaatttcaagaaaacttaTAATAGTAAGGAAAGTTCAGAGCCTCAAGGAAAATGAGGCAAAGCCGAGATGAAATGGGACAAAGTGGTTGAGCATCAACACCAATGTGTTTcctatggctttttttttttttatatatatataacttctCATGTGCTGATTGTtacatgaagaagaaaataacaTCATCAAAGGTGAGGTTTGCTACACGTTTTATTGCTTCTTAATAGGGGTGTCTAAATTAGTGCatacattttgagttgatttaaagttcctttaaggcCACTTAATTTtttcttacttggaaagccggTACTGGGGAAATGTTGCAACATAGCAAACACGCCCACGTCAACATTTTTCAGTAATAAAtcttataataatgcatatatttgtggagactggggtgaagttggattttgacattttaaaaatgggcagaatttcacaagtgacttcatgttaaagattagatagctcttaatatgaaaagaacaatgcactgagctgtcaccaatgtcttacaaatgcaattatgccttctagtggcagaaaaatgaccttgacacaaatgaatatcacacttgtttttgtttttttacagtacagtacgtctttttaattgtaactcaaTTATAAAATGACTGTGTCAACTTGCCTTATATTAATTGCGGATGGCGTTACCTGGATAATTGCGAAATCTCCACAGTTTCCTGGAACGACTTGACCGCTGTACTAATCACAATGAGAAATGTAGTTTAGCGTTTCGATTTCCATTAATCATCTCCATTTTCATCTTCCAGGCCCTGTCCCTTAGAAAGCAAATGGAGAGCATTAAGAAAGAGCGCGCAGCCATGGTGATAAAAGTGGACAGCCCGTGTGGACCCGGGGCCCCCTGTGGGGCCCGGCTTGAGGCCATGGAAGCAGCCCATCGTAAAGAAGTGCGGGAGCTGCAGGAGAAGCACGAAAGGGAGATCGACGAGTTGGAGGCACAAAGAGACCGGATGCTGGAGGAGGAGCGGCAAGCTTCTGCTAAAGGTTGAGTCCAAAGATTTGGCTGTATATTCTGTAGCGCTTAACCCTCTCAGGACTTGTGTGCCTTGCTTAGGGGCACCTGAGTGGTGTAACGGAAGCAAGCCGGCATCTATCCGGACACCAGTTGCAGTTTCTATAAAGAGAATTTGCTACACCCTGgagtggttgccagccaatcctaTGCATTTTCCAAATTATTGTCCGGaaagctaataataataataataataataataataataataataaaattctaagtaaatgtGGAGATACATGCTTCTTATTGAATAGCCATAATATGCAGTATGTCTTCAGCCTGCAACCTTACTGTCTCCTCCAGTCCAGAATGAATTTTCACATGGAAAATCGGAAGTTCACtcgtattttatatttaagacaGAACAGTGGTTTCATTGACTTCCCACTCCGCTAGCTTAagatttattttctctctttccctctgatattgtactttataaaaacagagtagtaaaataattaaatagaatatgaagaaataaatattttctgtgTCAGGATTTAAGACTATACAATTCATTTTGCGGATCCTACTGGTGTgcccgccttggccaccaggggaagtataatacagtcatacTCAGACCTCTGGTCATActgacacaaacaaagaaaagtgACTCAATCATTGATTTAAGTTGTTTTTCAAAGAGAATAAATAGTATATGCCTGTGAATATTGTATAGCATCTGAGAGTGTATACCACTTTATCATGCTTGTGCAACTCAGTGCTTaacagttcaaaaaaaaaaaagcaagtgtcTGCATTTTTACAGCaaagttgtttggttgttttaaatacacatgtaattctctttgttttatgtttagtttgacagtaaacttggAGTGGCATTTTCTTAGTTGTTCGGACAGCTCGTATCTCGAGAAAAAATCACAAATCTGCTCACTCTTATCTCAAAACACCACTGTATATTGTAAATTAAAATCTTAGTTTATATCTCAAAAATTGTAGACAGGAAGTCGATCATAAATAACAACAGCTGCCATGATAGTGAGCTGTGTGTCGCCACGTCTTGTGATGTTTTAGCACGAGGCTGGAATCGTTTTCTGACAGgcaaacattattattacagcCATGGAGGCTCTGAGAGCAACCCACAGAGAGGAGCTGGAGAAGGTCAGGCGGACGCCCGGGGGAGGTGCACACATGGAGGCGTCCTTTACAGGGCACATGTAAGAAACCACCGTGACACTGTGTCGCCACGTGTTCCAGTTCACCACACAAATGGTACCGAATACTGTGTTGGTCAGGCCGCCGGTGGACGTGTGGGACAGTGAGTTGGATGTGTTGTCTGAGCGTCTCTCGGAGAAATGTCTGCAGCTGAATCTCACCAAGGAGAGCAGCCAAAGAACAGGAAGTCATCTGGAATGTAAAGAGAGAGAGTTGCAACAGCTTTGGAGAGAAAACCAGGTCAATGCACTATAAAGAGTTTAAGTTATTGTTTGACTGTACAAGATTGATGTACCTCATCAATCAAAGcatataatttactttttttttttccaggagcttaaagccaaactggcagaAGAGATTAGGCGCATGCGTTATTTCATCACAGGACAGAGGCCGGACGTCATGTCCCTCGGCAACGTGGCAGCAGAAGTTGAGGTAATGACAGCAGTAATCTGAAGCTAAATTTAAACCTATGTCATTTCAACTCTTACATCAAACCTGTAGATATGACCAGCTCATCGCCTGCTGGcccagtttaaaaaataaaaaatattgtacctGAAATTAGATTTGGCAGGCGTGTGCTGAGGGATTTTGGAACCATTTAAAAGAGACAAATCGTTAGAACAAGTTTGCTTAATGTGTTGTCTTCCATCCCAGTAATGAGTCCCTGATGCATCATTATCAGACTCCTTTCTTCATCATGGCCTTGTTAATTTCCCATGTTTGGGTTCATTGAGCAGCACACAGTGCCATCTACTGGTTAACCAATAAAGCTCCCTAGAATGGCTCGTCCCATACTAGCGATGGGAATATTTTTCTAACCAGATTCTCTTTATGCATAAAAGCAGCTGTAACTCCTCATTCAAGTACATCATATTAGTGAATAattgttttacagtattttttatagTATGCCCAATAAGTATACTTTTCCATTATCAACAATTTTCTTGCTAATTAGCTGGGCAAAATCAGAATGAGGCATGTAGTGTCCAATTTGACTCTTTGTTTTGATTCCTATAAAAGATGTCagtatatttgtcatttttatacaAGTTGGTGcaagtattaactcatttgtcCTTTAACATTTGGTCTCTCAGACGCTGCTCAAAGCCAAAGAAAACGAGGTGCAGTCTCTTAAGAAGGAGGTCAGCTGTCTACAAAGTGAAGTCCAGTCTCTCACTAAAGTAAAGATATAAACGACACGCCACTGACCCCAGCATTTGGTAAATTGGCACAacctaatgagatccaatacaagaccTGCAATAGAAATTCTGCCTTAAATtataacaatacattttttatttattgaaaaaatccTACAGGTATTGATATTTATTGTTTGCATTTGGAGTAAATTTGCCATACAAATAGTAACCACAGGTACCATAATAGTTGATCAGTAACAAGTGCACTATCGCACACTTTACATTGCATGACTGTGCACTTTGTACATTTGTTCTAATGTCCGAAATgtgcattttatatttttattgttatagtAACAAAGTGACTGTACGGACAATGCAATGTTTTTGAACACAATTGGCCAATTGTTTACATCAGAAGTgaagaacattttaaaagcagAACGTTTGCTTTAGATTGTGCAGATGTACCTTATGTTGTGGCTGATAGATACAAACATGCACTACATTCTATAAGCCTAGAGTGGCTGATCCACTGTTCAAATATGCTTTCTTTTAGGAGAAGGAGAAAGCCTATGAGCACTACAAGGAGGCTTATGTCGAGCTAAGTGACTTGAAGGGCCGAAGCAGTTTGGAGATAGATTTTCTCAGTGAACACTTGAGATTGGTCAATGCTGCACGGCAGGAGAAAGCCAGGGAATCTTGTGACCAATGAAGCTACCTAGTAGAAAtcccatttaaaaatacaaataaaaaaataattctacacAAAACAACACTGTCATGCAACAACATTTCTGACGCCACCACACAAACATAAGGACACATTTTCATCCTGTATTTAGACTCACTTTAATGAGTTCACAAGATGCACACATGCAGATTAGAATGTTTTAATCATATAAGCCTCACGTGATATTAGAATTCTTAAAATATGTTTAGGTGACACACAGATAAACAGCGGAGGACCGAGGAAGGAGATGAGCAgaggtagatggatggatgaatctgGAAGGACAAGTGCCTCATCTTCCTCATTTTCCTTTTGCCTTATGATATTCTTCCACTGGAGTAATAAAAAATGAGGGAGGGTAAGTTGCAACATACAACATAATGagaaaaaatagcacaaattaGGCATGGCTTACACAAGGTCGCATAAGTCACGTGTGTCATAAATCGGTtcagtcgtcgtcgtcatcatcctcTGGTACGAATATGTCGTGCTCCTCCAAGAGAGCGGCAAAGTTCTTGCTGATCAGAGTTCCCACATAGAGGAATGGCACCACCACTGCAGTCATGCGAATAAGACCGAAGGGTGTCTAAAAGGGAACACAGAGGAAAGATGGATGTTAGGTTGCTCTATTCAAACAGTGATTCACAACTACTGTGCAATGAgatagaattatttttttatttatgttttctttACTTTGAGTCTGCCGAATTAAGTTGATTTAACTTGTTTTCTACAAATAAGGCATTTTACTTTGTTCTTCTGTAAAACAGCAACCCTTAGAGATAGacgaacattttgaaaattaataTGTTAATCCTTATTAACTCGTGTTTGAGCGCTAATCGGATTACAgtacacacataaatacattgtCGATTGTCATTATCTAAATCTAGTCATTAAAATGAAACTGAGGAAAGTCAATATTAACTAACAAGGGGCATCCTGCAGGGAACCACACGGGGTGGCGGGGGGGAATACTTGAATTAAAGATATTGACATTCATTTGACGTAAAGATGACGTTTTATATTTGTCAATCGTGTGTTGGGAAAGCGTTTCATTTGCGGTGGACATTTTGCataggacaaaaaaaaggctgaGATTGTTAGGAGCGTTTCCTTTAAGagttagacaaaaaaaataacatacagGTATTTTAACGACGTTTATTTCCGAGGTCAATCCTTTAATTATccgctattattattttttcattattattttagaggttaaaaaaatacttcCTGATATTTCCTCTAATTTGTGTAAACACACATTCATTGGTTCATTTGATTACCGCAGAGCCGCAGACCCATATCGGCAATAGCGATTGGCCAAAGTAGGTGTCATACAACCCTATGTTCCGCCCACATGTTAGTCAGATTTCGTCTTGACAAAACAGCCTCTCTCGCCAAAAAAACACTTACTTTATCCGGTTTCGGTAGGATTGCCCCCGACGACGACGAAACTGCACTTCGAGTTTGCGTCGTCCTGTTGAGATATGATGTTTTCGAAACGTTACGACCCAGCAGCCCAGCATTCCTGATGTTGGGACGCAGGGAAAACCGTAACATACTCGTCGCCATTTTTGTGCAGTGTCAAAACTGTGGGCGGTGTCACAAAATGACGTACTGGGTGTTTCCTTTTGATGACGTGTTTCATTAGCAACCTTTATCATACAACGAGGTTGAAGTTGAATTACTTTTTAATAGCTGTTAAACCAAGATCTCGAATTCAGTAATACAGTGTCGTCACTAatcacaattaataataataataatgataaggCTCTCCCGGTTTATTAGAAAATAAGCTGCTTTACCGTGCAGTAATTTTAACTCCAGTAGTAATGAAATAATATAACTTATAAATCGCATTTATGttgataaattataaataatttccagaaaataatgaaagaaaaatctaTAGCTAAACTAGTAGCAGTGCCTCAAGGCGGAAGCAGTAGTGCGCGCGCTGTCTCTGCGAGAACGCGCGCGGACGAGAAGTCGAAAGACGGAAGAAAGGACGCCGAAGCTAAACTTGCCAACTTTTAACCGACGGGcg of the Vanacampus margaritifer isolate UIUO_Vmar chromosome 7, RoL_Vmar_1.0, whole genome shotgun sequence genome contains:
- the smdt1b gene encoding single-pass membrane protein with aspartate-rich tail 1b, translated to MATSMLRFSLRPNIRNAGLLGRNVSKTSYLNRTTQTRSAVSSSSGAILPKPDKTPFGLIRMTAVVVPFLYVGTLISKNFAALLEEHDIFVPEDDDDDD